In one Agathobacter rectalis ATCC 33656 genomic region, the following are encoded:
- a CDS encoding pyridoxal phosphate-dependent aminotransferase, with translation MKSIHGGDIYNNKVNMDFSVNINPLGIPHSVKDAMSDALSYADRYPDMACSGLKKAISEYFTQQGCSIQSEDVIPGNGASELFMAIAHAIKPKKAVLPAPGFFGYEHVLRAVGCDIGYFLLDEQSDFSPAARLDALMDMLTDDTDIFFIANPNNPTGYLADSTFMKQIIGHCKEKHIYVVADECFIGFCEKNYSVLSLLCDYDNLIVVRAFTKLFAIPGVRLGYMLSKNDTIRQKVQRNLPEWNVSVLAQMAGEACIRESEYIKETASYVSRQRRLLSDGLKKLGFKVYKSDADFILFYSKLPLYDILLNKGILIRDCSNYVGLSEGYFRVAVKTFDENVRLLKVIGECIEKN, from the coding sequence ATGAAAAGCATCCATGGCGGTGACATATACAACAATAAAGTAAATATGGATTTTTCGGTAAATATCAATCCTCTTGGCATACCACATTCTGTTAAAGATGCTATGAGTGATGCACTTTCGTATGCAGACAGATATCCCGACATGGCATGCAGTGGCCTTAAAAAAGCGATATCAGAGTATTTCACACAGCAAGGCTGCAGCATACAAAGCGAGGATGTAATTCCAGGAAACGGAGCCTCAGAGCTTTTTATGGCGATAGCTCATGCCATAAAGCCCAAAAAAGCAGTGCTTCCGGCCCCGGGCTTTTTCGGTTATGAGCATGTGCTTCGTGCAGTCGGCTGTGATATCGGATATTTCCTGCTGGATGAGCAGAGTGATTTTTCTCCTGCTGCACGGCTGGATGCTTTAATGGATATGCTTACAGATGATACAGATATATTTTTTATCGCAAATCCAAACAATCCGACAGGGTATCTTGCAGACAGCACTTTCATGAAGCAAATAATAGGACATTGCAAAGAAAAGCATATTTATGTGGTGGCAGATGAATGCTTCATAGGCTTTTGTGAAAAAAATTATTCTGTTTTGTCACTTTTATGTGACTATGACAATCTGATTGTTGTAAGAGCATTTACCAAGCTTTTTGCTATTCCGGGAGTAAGGCTTGGATATATGCTCAGTAAAAATGATACAATAAGACAAAAGGTTCAAAGGAATCTGCCGGAGTGGAACGTGTCTGTCCTGGCACAGATGGCAGGAGAGGCATGCATTAGGGAATCAGAGTATATTAAAGAAACGGCATCGTATGTGAGCAGACAAAGAAGGCTGCTGTCAGATGGACTAAAAAAGCTTGGGTTTAAGGTATATAAAAGTGATGCTGATTTCATACTGTTTTACAGCAAGCTTCCATTATATGATATACTGCTTAATAAGGGAATACTGATACGGGACTGCTCCAACTATGTGGGGCTTTCGGAAGGGTATTTTCGTGTGGCAGTAAAGACATTTGATGAAAATGTAAGATTATTGAAAGTGATAGGTGAGTGTATTGAAAAAAATTAA
- the cbiB gene encoding adenosylcobinamide-phosphate synthase CbiB: protein MCYHIFAFIAGFVLDLLIGDPHFIPHPVRLIGSLISFLDKRLNCDAGYNISEKKLNLIKYKRGMLLAFTVIFATFAMSVIIIVAAYSINLYAGVIAEAVMTWQILATKCLRVESMRVYDALRTDGVDAGRRAVSMIVGRDTSVLDAAGVTRAAVETIAENTSDGVIAPMLYTAIGGPVLGFVYKAVNTMDSMLGYKNDKYMYFGRFAARLDDVVNFIPARISAYLMIAAAFIGGRQFDGKNAYRIFKRDRFNHASPNSAQTESVCAGALRVHLAGDAVYFGKLVKKKYIGDGLREIEYEDIKRANRLMYITAFLCELLSVAVMSLVLILL, encoded by the coding sequence ATGTGTTATCATATTTTTGCATTTATAGCAGGCTTTGTGCTTGATTTATTAATAGGAGATCCGCATTTTATACCGCATCCGGTCAGGCTTATAGGCTCACTCATTTCTTTTCTCGATAAGAGGCTTAATTGTGATGCCGGATATAATATCTCTGAAAAAAAATTAAATCTAATAAAATATAAAAGAGGTATGCTTCTTGCTTTTACTGTAATTTTTGCAACTTTTGCAATGTCGGTAATTATTATTGTGGCAGCATACAGTATAAATTTATATGCCGGGGTAATAGCAGAGGCTGTCATGACGTGGCAGATTCTTGCCACAAAGTGTCTTCGTGTGGAGAGCATGAGGGTGTACGATGCGCTAAGGACAGATGGAGTTGATGCTGGAAGAAGGGCTGTTTCCATGATTGTTGGCAGAGATACATCTGTGCTTGATGCAGCAGGTGTCACAAGGGCGGCAGTTGAGACGATAGCTGAAAATACATCTGACGGAGTGATTGCACCTATGCTTTACACTGCAATCGGAGGGCCGGTGCTTGGCTTTGTATACAAGGCTGTGAATACGATGGATTCGATGCTTGGCTACAAAAATGATAAATATATGTATTTTGGCAGATTTGCGGCAAGGCTTGATGATGTGGTCAATTTCATACCGGCAAGAATCAGTGCATATCTGATGATTGCTGCGGCATTTATCGGTGGCAGGCAGTTTGATGGCAAAAATGCATACCGCATCTTTAAAAGAGATCGTTTCAATCACGCAAGCCCCAACTCAGCCCAGACAGAGTCCGTATGTGCGGGAGCTTTAAGGGTGCATCTTGCGGGTGATGCAGTGTATTTTGGGAAGCTTGTGAAGAAAAAATACATAGGAGACGGTCTGCGTGAGATAGAGTACGAGGATATAAAGCGTGCAAACAGGCTGATGTATATTACTGCGTTTTTGTGTGAGCTTTTATCTGTGGCGGTTATGAGTCTTGTTTTAATATTGCTTTGA
- a CDS encoding histidine phosphatase family protein, with the protein MWNRSENKINCIFIRHGCTVSNREHRYLGRTDEPLDEAGVFELENALNNGVYKALEKNSLKEQIIITSPMRRCKQTAEIILPVAQHHKIHTVKEFAEMDFGEWELKSYKELSTDIRFRDSYQAWIDSGGTLAFPNGESRNEFCKRSICGFERALTQALELKRAMPDKEIQMVFFVHGGTIMAIMSHYCDMDYYDYQVKNGCGYSCEVAVEGAEIVFNEIVPI; encoded by the coding sequence ATGTGGAATCGGTCAGAAAATAAAATAAACTGTATTTTTATAAGACACGGCTGCACTGTCTCAAACAGAGAGCACAGATATCTGGGCAGGACAGATGAGCCACTCGATGAAGCCGGAGTTTTTGAACTAGAAAATGCGCTAAATAATGGTGTATACAAGGCTTTGGAGAAAAATAGCTTAAAGGAGCAGATAATTATTACCAGCCCAATGAGGCGCTGTAAACAGACGGCAGAGATTATTTTGCCGGTCGCACAGCACCATAAAATTCATACCGTTAAAGAGTTTGCAGAGATGGATTTCGGTGAATGGGAGCTAAAAAGCTATAAGGAACTTAGCACAGATATCCGTTTCAGGGACTCATATCAGGCGTGGATTGACAGTGGTGGAACACTTGCCTTTCCAAACGGAGAGAGCAGAAACGAGTTTTGCAAAAGAAGTATATGTGGCTTTGAGAGGGCACTCACACAGGCATTAGAGCTTAAGAGGGCTATGCCTGATAAAGAGATACAAATGGTATTTTTTGTGCATGGAGGGACTATCATGGCGATAATGAGCCATTACTGTGATATGGATTACTATGATTACCAGGTGAAAAACGGCTGTGGCTACTCGTGTGAGGTGGCGGTTGAGGGCGCTGAGATTGTGTTTAATGAAATAGTGCCCATATAG
- a CDS encoding bifunctional adenosylcobinamide kinase/adenosylcobinamide-phosphate guanylyltransferase, with product MKLVIGGVAQGKLDYVLENMIEKTEKYDVYDCFFLKDNACNDKASNMEWPWDFAVDDESILIIDKFHYFIRAVLEKNLPLQEYILKFMQFAEENKDTIVIADEIGNGIVPLDAFERAYREQTGRAEILLAKKADEVVRVICGIGQKIK from the coding sequence ATGAAGCTTGTGATAGGCGGAGTGGCACAGGGAAAGCTTGATTATGTGCTCGAAAATATGATAGAAAAAACAGAAAAATATGATGTGTACGACTGCTTTTTTCTAAAAGATAATGCCTGCAATGATAAGGCATCAAACATGGAATGGCCATGGGATTTTGCCGTCGATGATGAGAGTATACTCATAATAGATAAATTCCATTATTTTATCAGGGCTGTGCTTGAGAAAAATCTTCCGCTGCAGGAATATATTTTGAAATTTATGCAATTTGCAGAGGAAAATAAGGATACAATAGTCATTGCTGATGAGATTGGAAACGGCATAGTGCCTCTTGATGCGTTTGAGAGAGCGTACAGGGAGCAGACAGGCAGAGCAGAGATACTGCTTGCAAAAAAAGCAGACGAGGTAGTTCGCGTAATATGTGGAATCGGTCAGAAAATAAAATAA
- a CDS encoding adenosylcobinamide-GDP ribazoletransferase, giving the protein MKLIRSCIVSFSMYSKIPMPQFKWNDDDMKYMLVFFPWIGAVIGLLLMLWRYIYSHFGVADICYVCIGALIPIAVTGGFHIDGFMDTMDAFHSYKPREEKLAILKDSHIGAFAVIMLAAYGLLFMGAFSQIMNDKAFIVFCAGFFIARCLSGIAVVSFKSAKSDGLLFMFADTAHRTIVRAALYIQLALCMTVLFIVSLPYAVAMIIAAALSFWYYYVKTKKELGGITGDTAGYFVCICECAMAVALGGVSFII; this is encoded by the coding sequence ATGAAGTTAATAAGGTCGTGCATAGTATCTTTTTCCATGTATTCAAAGATACCTATGCCACAATTTAAATGGAATGATGATGACATGAAGTACATGCTGGTATTCTTTCCGTGGATAGGAGCTGTGATTGGACTGCTTCTTATGCTTTGGAGATATATATACTCTCATTTTGGAGTGGCGGATATCTGCTATGTATGCATAGGCGCACTCATTCCGATAGCGGTTACGGGAGGCTTTCACATAGATGGTTTTATGGATACAATGGATGCGTTTCATTCATACAAGCCGCGGGAGGAAAAGCTTGCAATACTTAAGGATTCACATATAGGAGCATTTGCCGTTATAATGCTTGCAGCCTACGGATTATTATTCATGGGAGCTTTTTCTCAGATAATGAATGATAAAGCATTTATTGTTTTTTGTGCAGGTTTTTTCATCGCAAGATGCTTAAGCGGAATAGCTGTTGTGTCATTTAAATCGGCAAAAAGCGATGGGCTGTTATTTATGTTTGCAGACACTGCACACAGAACGATCGTCAGGGCAGCACTATACATCCAGCTTGCACTGTGTATGACTGTTTTATTTATTGTGTCACTGCCTTATGCGGTGGCTATGATCATTGCGGCAGCACTTAGCTTTTGGTATTATTATGTGAAAACAAAAAAGGAGCTTGGCGGCATCACAGGCGATACGGCAGGGTATTTTGTGTGTATATGTGAGTGCGCCATGGCAGTGGCACTGGGTGGTGTCTCTTTTATTATTTAG
- a CDS encoding bifunctional adenosylcobinamide kinase/adenosylcobinamide-phosphate guanylyltransferase, whose protein sequence is MITLITGGSGSGKSAYAEKYICRVSNENGYKEKYYIATMQVFDDEGQRKIDRHRRLRAGKGFITIEQPRDIQNAVSKLQSESSLKTGRSALLECMSNLVANEMFPPVDASGMQAAEAEKKALDGPENMKDYETAQISHVSKKVLKEVSILSENVAELVIVTNNVFEDGVCYDESTMNYIKAMGIVNRGLAAMAERVVEVVAGIPVTVK, encoded by the coding sequence ATGATTACACTTATAACAGGCGGCAGCGGCAGCGGCAAATCAGCATATGCAGAAAAGTATATTTGTCGCGTGTCAAATGAAAATGGATACAAAGAAAAATATTACATTGCCACCATGCAGGTATTTGATGATGAGGGGCAGCGGAAGATAGACAGGCACAGAAGACTTCGTGCCGGAAAAGGCTTTATTACCATCGAGCAGCCTCGTGATATCCAAAATGCGGTTTCTAAGCTGCAATCAGAAAGCAGTTTAAAAACCGGGCGGTCAGCACTGCTTGAGTGTATGTCAAACCTTGTGGCAAATGAGATGTTTCCACCTGTAGATGCTTCCGGTATGCAGGCTGCCGAAGCTGAAAAAAAGGCTTTGGATGGCCCTGAAAATATGAAGGATTATGAGACTGCTCAAATCAGCCATGTGAGTAAAAAGGTGTTAAAAGAGGTAAGTATCTTAAGTGAAAATGTTGCTGAGCTTGTAATTGTGACAAACAATGTATTTGAAGACGGAGTCTGCTATGATGAATCAACGATGAATTACATAAAGGCAATGGGAATTGTAAACAGAGGGCTTGCCGCTATGGCAGAGCGTGTCGTTGAGGTGGTTGCAGGCATTCCGGTGACGGTTAAGTGA
- the cobT gene encoding nicotinate-nucleotide--dimethylbenzimidazole phosphoribosyltransferase, with protein sequence MIENSIISDHFTVEELKKLKITPPDAKMYKKIRSNWDSVAKPLDGMGDFELLTAKIGAVLGDENIDISKKAVIMMCADNGVVAEGISQSGQEVTLAVAKSMARKASSVGRMAMTAGADTIPVDIGINSDESVKGLLQRKVRRGTRNFAKEPAMTRAETLEAIAAGIEIVRGCKANGCRIIATGEMGIGNTTTSAAMAAAMLRCNVATVTGRGAGINDSGLERKIRVIESAIEKYDLYNKDTFEILMTVGGLDIAGLVGVCIGGALYHIPVVLDGVISMVSALAAGRLLSGVTDFIIPSHEGREPAVALLCEALSVRPVIRASLALGEGTGAVMMFALLDMALSVYKGRTTFDDISVSQYERYV encoded by the coding sequence ATGATTGAAAATAGTATTATTTCTGACCATTTTACAGTTGAAGAATTGAAAAAATTAAAAATAACGCCACCTGATGCAAAAATGTACAAAAAAATCCGTTCAAACTGGGATTCGGTGGCAAAGCCGCTCGACGGCATGGGGGATTTTGAGCTATTAACGGCTAAAATCGGTGCTGTTTTGGGAGATGAAAATATAGATATTTCAAAAAAGGCGGTCATAATGATGTGTGCGGATAATGGTGTGGTTGCTGAGGGCATCAGCCAGTCCGGACAGGAGGTGACACTTGCAGTTGCAAAATCCATGGCAAGGAAGGCTTCATCTGTCGGACGCATGGCAATGACTGCAGGGGCTGATACAATTCCTGTGGATATAGGAATAAACAGTGACGAGAGTGTTAAAGGGCTGCTTCAAAGAAAGGTGCGCAGGGGCACGAGAAACTTTGCAAAAGAGCCTGCCATGACAAGGGCTGAGACACTTGAAGCGATTGCAGCAGGTATAGAAATAGTGCGTGGATGTAAGGCGAACGGCTGCAGAATTATTGCAACCGGTGAGATGGGTATAGGAAACACCACCACAAGTGCGGCAATGGCAGCCGCCATGCTAAGGTGCAATGTGGCCACAGTGACAGGAAGAGGAGCAGGCATAAACGACAGTGGGCTTGAGAGAAAAATCCGTGTAATTGAGAGCGCAATAGAAAAGTATGATTTATATAATAAGGACACCTTTGAGATACTTATGACAGTCGGAGGACTTGATATTGCAGGACTTGTCGGAGTGTGTATAGGCGGTGCATTATACCATATTCCTGTTGTGCTCGACGGAGTGATAAGCATGGTTTCTGCGTTGGCAGCAGGAAGGCTTCTTTCCGGAGTTACTGATTTTATCATTCCATCCCATGAGGGCAGGGAGCCTGCCGTGGCGCTTTTGTGTGAGGCACTTTCCGTAAGGCCAGTCATAAGAGCATCTCTTGCGCTTGGAGAGGGAACAGGTGCCGTGATGATGTTTGCGCTTTTGGATATGGCACTTAGCGTATACAAAGGACGGACAACCTTCGACGATATCTCGGTATCACAGTATGAGAGGTACGTATAG
- a CDS encoding cobyric acid synthase, whose amino-acid sequence MAKVIMVQGTMSNSGKSFLVAGLCRIFRQDGYRVAPFKSQNMALNSYITDEGLEMGRAQVMQAEAAGIKPMVCMNPILLKPTNNTGSQVIVNGRVLKNMPAREYFAYKKTLIPDIKKAFKKLEEYADIIVIEGAGSPAEINLKENDIVNMGLAHMVDAPVLLVGDIDRGGVFAQLLGTLMLLTDEEKNRVCGLIINKFRGDKTILDPGIQMLEERGRVPVTGVVPYMDVQLEDEDSLTERFDKKTDGLIDIAVIRYPRISNFTDFNVFEQMSEVTVRYVSTVNELRHPDIVFLPGSKNTMGDLLWMRQNGLEAAVKKLSCEIPVFGICGGYQMLGASIADPDGVEEGGYMRGMELLPIDTVLKDSKTRLQTSGEIAHVDGVLSRLSGCHFLGYEIHMGKSAYSTASDEQGACADRKNELNNVISDGRNVYGSYIHGIFDTAEAARVIVDYIADKKGIDVNDSAIVSYKSFKEKQYDRLADTLREYLDMDAVYGMLREAKYD is encoded by the coding sequence ATGGCAAAGGTAATTATGGTACAGGGTACAATGTCCAATTCAGGCAAGAGCTTTCTTGTCGCGGGCTTGTGCCGCATTTTCAGACAGGACGGATACAGAGTGGCACCGTTTAAATCACAGAACATGGCGCTCAACTCTTATATAACAGACGAAGGACTTGAGATGGGACGGGCACAGGTGATGCAGGCTGAGGCAGCAGGCATTAAGCCTATGGTGTGCATGAATCCTATTCTTTTAAAGCCTACAAATAATACAGGCTCACAGGTGATTGTAAACGGAAGGGTGCTTAAGAACATGCCGGCGAGAGAGTATTTTGCATACAAGAAAACTCTGATACCGGATATAAAAAAGGCATTTAAAAAGCTTGAGGAGTATGCTGATATCATAGTGATTGAGGGCGCAGGAAGCCCGGCGGAGATAAATCTGAAGGAAAATGATATTGTAAACATGGGGCTTGCGCATATGGTGGATGCACCGGTGCTGCTCGTGGGTGATATCGACAGAGGTGGCGTTTTTGCGCAGCTGCTTGGCACACTTATGCTTTTAACCGATGAGGAAAAGAATCGTGTCTGCGGGCTTATTATCAATAAATTCCGTGGAGACAAGACGATCCTTGACCCGGGGATACAGATGCTTGAGGAGAGAGGTAGGGTGCCTGTTACCGGAGTGGTGCCATATATGGATGTACAGCTTGAGGATGAGGACAGCCTGACAGAGCGCTTTGACAAAAAGACAGATGGGCTTATTGATATAGCGGTCATCAGATATCCGAGAATATCAAATTTCACGGATTTCAATGTCTTTGAGCAGATGTCCGAGGTAACAGTACGGTATGTGTCAACAGTAAATGAGCTGCGTCATCCGGATATAGTATTTCTGCCGGGAAGCAAGAATACGATGGGGGATCTTTTGTGGATGAGACAAAACGGACTTGAGGCCGCTGTCAAAAAGCTTTCCTGTGAGATTCCGGTTTTTGGAATATGCGGAGGCTATCAGATGCTTGGGGCTTCAATAGCCGACCCCGACGGTGTTGAGGAGGGAGGATATATGCGTGGCATGGAGCTTCTTCCTATAGATACCGTTCTAAAAGACAGCAAGACACGGCTTCAGACAAGCGGTGAAATAGCACATGTAGATGGGGTATTGAGCAGGCTTTCAGGCTGTCACTTTCTGGGCTATGAGATACATATGGGTAAGAGCGCATATAGCACAGCTTCAGATGAGCAGGGGGCTTGTGCTGACAGGAAAAATGAGTTAAATAATGTCATATCTGATGGCAGAAATGTGTACGGCTCGTACATCCACGGCATTTTTGATACTGCAGAGGCCGCCAGGGTGATAGTGGATTATATTGCCGATAAAAAGGGCATTGATGTGAATGACAGCGCTATTGTAAGCTATAAGAGCTTCAAAGAAAAACAGTATGACAGGCTTGCGGACACACTGAGGGAGTATCTGGATATGGATGCAGTGTACGGCATGCTTCGTGAGGCAAAATATGATTGA
- a CDS encoding ABC transporter ATP-binding protein: MEYYFTAQKLAVGYDNRPLIENIDFSLKRGEILTLIGPNGAGKSTILKSIARQLSLVSGTIYLDKSDVVTMNGNEFAKKMAVVLTDKLKTELMTCYDVVATGRYPYTGRFGVLSDEDKKAVDEAMELVNVSQIKDKDFTKISDGQRQRVMLSRAICQQPEIIVLDEPTSYLDIKYKLEFLSILQRLKRQKNLTVIMSLHELDMAKRVSDHILCIDGRYVDRYGTPEEVFTDQYVSGLFGITAGSFDETGEDLELEKPDGSARIFVIAGGGLGRKSFRSLQRKGIPFATGIIYENDLDYPAAKALSAEIVSARSFEPVDDALIEKAKELIDACEGVICDRTEFGTYEQFNSRLYEYAVSTGKIIKIPFLEEQLAQL, translated from the coding sequence ATGGAATATTATTTTACTGCACAAAAGCTGGCCGTTGGATATGATAACAGGCCGCTTATTGAAAATATTGATTTTTCCCTGAAAAGGGGAGAGATTCTCACATTAATCGGGCCAAACGGTGCCGGTAAATCGACTATTTTAAAAAGTATTGCAAGACAGCTTTCGCTTGTGAGCGGTACGATATATCTTGATAAAAGTGATGTAGTGACGATGAATGGCAATGAATTTGCAAAGAAAATGGCTGTTGTGCTCACCGATAAGCTAAAGACGGAGCTTATGACCTGCTATGATGTGGTTGCGACCGGCAGATATCCATACACAGGCCGGTTCGGAGTACTTTCGGATGAGGACAAAAAGGCTGTGGATGAGGCGATGGAGCTGGTCAATGTATCACAGATAAAAGATAAGGATTTTACAAAGATAAGCGATGGACAAAGACAGCGGGTTATGCTGTCACGGGCTATATGCCAGCAGCCGGAGATTATAGTGTTAGACGAGCCTACCTCGTATCTTGATATAAAGTACAAGCTTGAGTTTTTATCAATACTCCAAAGGCTTAAAAGACAGAAGAATCTTACGGTTATCATGTCGCTCCATGAGCTTGATATGGCAAAGCGTGTGTCAGACCATATTTTGTGTATAGATGGCAGATATGTGGACAGATATGGCACTCCTGAGGAGGTATTTACTGACCAATATGTTTCAGGTCTTTTTGGAATTACGGCAGGAAGCTTTGACGAAACAGGAGAGGATTTAGAGCTGGAAAAACCGGATGGAAGTGCGAGGATATTTGTCATAGCAGGAGGGGGCCTGGGCAGAAAAAGCTTTAGGAGCTTACAGCGAAAGGGTATCCCGTTTGCGACAGGAATCATCTATGAAAATGATCTGGATTATCCTGCGGCAAAGGCGCTTTCTGCTGAGATTGTCAGCGCAAGAAGCTTTGAGCCTGTAGACGATGCCCTTATTGAAAAGGCAAAGGAGCTTATTGACGCATGCGAGGGCGTTATATGTGACAGAACAGAGTTTGGCACGTATGAGCAGTTTAACAGCAGGCTTTATGAGTATGCAGTCTCTACAGGAAAAATTATAAAAATTCCTTTTCTTGAGGAACAATTGGCACAGCTTTAA
- a CDS encoding FecCD family ABC transporter permease, whose amino-acid sequence MEKTRKIRCFTTFIILIILIIILLIMNVCIGTVHISFKAAFATLYDHSDRVGRIVWDIRMPRAIAAMILGGALALAGYLLQTFFHNPIAGPFVLGISSGAKMIVALVMVFLLGNAIRVSSLAMIAAAFLGAMLSMGFVLIISRKVSSMSMLVVSGVMIGYICSAVTEFVVTFADDSDIVNLHNWSRGSFSGMTWDSVGVMSIVVGITFIFVFLMSKPLMAYQLGESYAVNLGVNIKRIRVLLVLLSSLLSACIVAFAGPISFVGIAVPHIVKSMLKSTKPIYMIPACFLGGAVFCLFCDLLARMMFAPTELSISTVTAVFGAPVVLFIMIRRSKEKNV is encoded by the coding sequence ATGGAAAAAACCAGAAAAATAAGGTGTTTTACAACATTTATTATTCTTATAATCTTAATTATTATATTGCTTATCATGAATGTGTGCATAGGAACTGTACACATATCATTTAAGGCTGCATTTGCGACACTTTATGACCACTCAGACAGGGTAGGACGTATTGTGTGGGATATCCGCATGCCAAGAGCTATCGCAGCGATGATACTGGGCGGGGCATTAGCGCTTGCAGGATATCTTTTGCAGACTTTTTTTCATAATCCAATCGCGGGACCTTTTGTGCTTGGTATATCATCGGGAGCTAAGATGATTGTGGCACTTGTTATGGTATTTTTACTTGGAAATGCCATACGTGTGAGCTCACTGGCCATGATTGCAGCAGCGTTTTTGGGAGCAATGCTTTCAATGGGCTTTGTGCTTATCATTTCAAGAAAGGTAAGCAGCATGTCAATGCTTGTGGTGAGCGGTGTCATGATTGGCTACATATGCTCTGCGGTGACTGAGTTTGTGGTGACATTTGCAGATGATTCCGATATAGTAAACCTGCATAACTGGTCAAGGGGAAGCTTTTCGGGCATGACCTGGGACAGCGTTGGGGTGATGAGCATTGTGGTGGGAATCACATTTATCTTTGTTTTTCTTATGTCAAAGCCCCTTATGGCATATCAGCTCGGAGAGTCATATGCCGTAAATCTGGGCGTAAACATAAAGCGTATCCGGGTGCTTCTGGTTCTGCTTTCAAGCCTGCTTTCCGCATGTATAGTGGCGTTTGCGGGACCGATATCGTTTGTCGGAATAGCCGTGCCACACATAGTAAAAAGCATGCTAAAGAGCACAAAGCCCATATATATGATACCGGCCTGCTTCCTTGGTGGAGCGGTGTTCTGCCTGTTTTGTGATTTGCTTGCGAGGATGATGTTTGCGCCTACGGAGCTTAGTATCAGCACGGTTACGGCAGTATTTGGTGCACCTGTAGTGCTGTTTATCATGATAAGACGCAGCAAGGAGAAAAATGTCTGA